A single window of Coffea eugenioides isolate CCC68of chromosome 7, Ceug_1.0, whole genome shotgun sequence DNA harbors:
- the LOC113777785 gene encoding histone deacetylase 14, with protein sequence MELQPIFSPPSSVGNACFRMRHQICMSMNHHMCKSDARNRVFLRLQSEYSFKISRGSIYCSNFSENNPTTPSISETTDAKVIYSVAPAMGHNKESHPECNSRVPAIMDALEKVELTSKFRGSEVIELQSLRPASVDDIASVHAKAYVSGLEKVMDQASEKGLIFIDGSGPTYATPTTFQESLLAAGAGTSLVDSVVAASKVSHNPPVGFALIRPPGHHAVPKGPMGFCVFGNVAIAARYAQRAHGLKRVFIIDFDVHHGNGTNDAFYDDPDIFFLSTHQDGSYPGTGKIDQVGRGAGEGATLNLPLPGGSGDIAMRTVFDEVIAPCAQRFKPDIILVSAGYDGHVLDPLASLQYTTGTYYMLASSIKQLAKDLCGGRCVFFLEGGYNLTSLSYSVADSFRAFLGEPSLAADFDDPAILYDEPSKMVKQAIQKIKHIHSL encoded by the exons ATGGAGCTCCAGCCTATCTTCTCTCCTCCTTCATCAG TTGGGAATGCTTGCTTCCGGATGAGGCACCAGATATGCATGTCAATGAACCATCACATGTGCAAATCTGATGCGAGGAACAGAGTTTTCCTGAGGCTGCAAAGTGAATATTCCTTCAAGATTAGTAGAGGTTCTATTTATTGTTCAAATTTCTCAGAGAACAATCCTACCACACCTTCCATTAGTGAGACAACGGATGCCAAAGTCATTTATTCTGTTGCTCCTGCCATGGGACATAACAAG GAATCACATCCTGAATGCAATTCTAGAGTACCTGCCATCATGGATGCGCTTGAGAAGGTGGAGTTGACTTCAAAG TTTCGTGGCTCGGAAGTCATTGAACTTCAAAGCTTAAGACCTGCTTCAGTAGATGACATAGCAAGTGTTCATGCAAAAGCATATGTCTCTGGGCTTGAGAAG GTTATGGATCAGGCATCAGAAAAGGGTTTAATCTTCATTGATGGCTCTGGACCAACTTATGCCACGCCCACA ACCTTCCAGGAATCATTGTTGGCTGCTGGAGCTGGAACTTCCCTGGTTGATTCAGTG GTTGCTGCATCAAAAGTTAGCCATAATCCTCCTGTTGGCTTTGCTCTGATAAGACCTCCTGGTCATCATGCTGTTCCAAAAGGGCCAATGGGCTTTTGTGTGTTTGGGAATGTTGCAATTGCTGCTCGTTATGCTCAGCGTGCTCATGGATTAAAACGTGTGTTTATCATTGATTTTGATGTACACCATGGGAATGGCACAAATGATGCTTTCTATGATGACCCGgatatattttttctttcaactcACCAG GATGGAAGCTACCCTGGCACAGGTAAAATAGATCAGGTTGGTCGTGGAGCTGGTGAAGGAGCAACTCTGAATCTACCTTTACCAGGTGGCTCAGGTGATATTGCCATGCGAACTGTGTTTGATGAAGTTATTGCACCTTGTGCTCAGAGGTTCAAGCCAGATATAATCCTTGTTTCAGCAGG ATATGATGGGCATGTCTTGGATCCACTGGCTAGCCTGCAGTACACAACAGGAACATACTACATGCTTGCTTCCAGCATCAAGCAACTTGCCAAAGATTTGTGTGGTGGGCGCTGTGTCTTTTTCTTGGAAGGAGGATATAACCTCACATCCCTGTCATACTCAGTGGCTGACTCCTTCCGTGCTTTTCTTGGGGAACCAAGCTTGGCTGCTGATTTTGATGATCCTGCCATCTTATATGATGAACCATCAAAAATGGTAAAACAGGCAATCCAGAAAATCAAGCACATACATTCCCTGTAA
- the LOC113777786 gene encoding uncharacterized protein LOC113777786 isoform X1 produces the protein MADATSSTRQLSSTMEEEQSTRNTTELQNIQAAYRLNGKNYLKWSQLVRTFLKGKGKLSHLLEIAPDSETAGFEAWEQEDSMIMSWLWNSMIPEISDTCMFLPTAKAIWDALHQTYSKVNDAALIYDIKTKTTGAKQGTKTVTEYANFLQNQWQELDYYRALDLNCSKCAVFIKKFIERDRVYDFLAGLNSEFDLVRIQILGRPEFPSLTEAISQVRGEESRRGIMLELPSIENSALLSSKSQRLVLNKVAADKTNQTSGQKNREELWCTYCKKPRHTIDQCWKLHGKPPTREWGQKGGQQRQAHMSVQDPTQVIGGFSMEEIEKLKSMLETVDKPATNNSQSRNPGMCSLTLSGPGLGEEDWTS, from the exons ATGGCGGATGCTACATCCTCAACGCGGCAATTGTCTTCAACTATGGAAGAAGAACAAAGTACACGGAACACAACAGAGCTTCAAAACATCCAGGCAGCATATAGACtaaatggaaaaaattatttgaagtgGTCTCAATTGGTTCGAACATTcctgaaaggaaaaggaaagttgAGTCATCTATTGGAAATAGCACCGGATAGTGAAACGGCGGGGTTTGAAGCATGGGAACAAGAGGATTCAATGATCATGTCTTGGTTATGGAATTCCATGATTCCTGAAATCAGCGATACATGTATGTTTCTTCCTACAGCAAAGGCAATTTGGGATGCCCTTCATCAGACATATTCCAAGGTTAATGATGCAGCTCTTATCTATGACATCAAGACAAAGACAACTGGAGCAAAACAAGGGACAAAAACAGTGACGGAGTATGCCAATTTTCTGCAAAACCAGTGGCAGGAACTGGATTATTACAGGGCACTTGATTTGAACTGTAGCAAATGTGCAGTGTTTATCAAGAAGTTCATAGAAAGGGATCGAGTTTATGATTTTTTGGCTGGCCTAAACTCTGAATTCGATCTTGTACGAATTCAAATTCTGGGCAGGccagagtttccttctttaaCAGAAGCAATATCCCAAGTACGTGGAGAAGAAAGTCGCAGGGGTATTATGTTAGAGCTACCTTCAATAGAAAATTCAGCCCTTTTAAGTTCCAAATCTCAGCGGTTGGTACTGAACAAGGTTGCTGCGGACAAGACCAATCAAACAAGTGGGCAAAAGAATCGCGAGGAGTTGTGGTGCACATACTGCAAGAAACCACGACACACCATAGATCAATGCTGGAAACTACATGGGAAACCACCCACTCGTGAATGGGGACAAAAAGGTGGCCAGCAAAGGCAGGCTCATATGTCGGTTCAAGATCCAACTCAAGTGATTGGAGGGTTTAGTATGGAGGAAATTGAGAAGCTTAAAAGTATGTTAGAGACAGTGGACAAACCAGCAACTAACAATTCTCAATCAAGGAATCCGGGTATGTGTTCATTGACACTTTCAG GACCGGGGCTCGGGGAAGAGGATTGGACTAGCTAA
- the LOC113777786 gene encoding uncharacterized protein LOC113777786 isoform X2: MADATSSTRQLSSTMEEEQSTRNTTELQNIQAAYRLNGKNYLKWSQLVRTFLKGKGKLSHLLEIAPDSETAGFEAWEQEDSMIMSWLWNSMIPEISDTCMFLPTAKAIWDALHQTYSKVNDAALIYDIKTKTTGAKQGTKTVTEYANFLQNQWQELDYYRALDLNCSKCAVFIKKFIERDRVYDFLAGLNSEFDLVRIQILGRPEFPSLTEAISQVRGEESRRGIMLELPSIENSALLSSKSQRLVLNKVAADKTNQTSGQKNREELWCTYCKKPRHTIDQCWKLHGKPPTREWGQKGGQQRQAHMSVQDPTQVIGGFSMEEIEKLKSMLETVDKPATNNSQSRNPGPGLGEEDWTS, encoded by the exons ATGGCGGATGCTACATCCTCAACGCGGCAATTGTCTTCAACTATGGAAGAAGAACAAAGTACACGGAACACAACAGAGCTTCAAAACATCCAGGCAGCATATAGACtaaatggaaaaaattatttgaagtgGTCTCAATTGGTTCGAACATTcctgaaaggaaaaggaaagttgAGTCATCTATTGGAAATAGCACCGGATAGTGAAACGGCGGGGTTTGAAGCATGGGAACAAGAGGATTCAATGATCATGTCTTGGTTATGGAATTCCATGATTCCTGAAATCAGCGATACATGTATGTTTCTTCCTACAGCAAAGGCAATTTGGGATGCCCTTCATCAGACATATTCCAAGGTTAATGATGCAGCTCTTATCTATGACATCAAGACAAAGACAACTGGAGCAAAACAAGGGACAAAAACAGTGACGGAGTATGCCAATTTTCTGCAAAACCAGTGGCAGGAACTGGATTATTACAGGGCACTTGATTTGAACTGTAGCAAATGTGCAGTGTTTATCAAGAAGTTCATAGAAAGGGATCGAGTTTATGATTTTTTGGCTGGCCTAAACTCTGAATTCGATCTTGTACGAATTCAAATTCTGGGCAGGccagagtttccttctttaaCAGAAGCAATATCCCAAGTACGTGGAGAAGAAAGTCGCAGGGGTATTATGTTAGAGCTACCTTCAATAGAAAATTCAGCCCTTTTAAGTTCCAAATCTCAGCGGTTGGTACTGAACAAGGTTGCTGCGGACAAGACCAATCAAACAAGTGGGCAAAAGAATCGCGAGGAGTTGTGGTGCACATACTGCAAGAAACCACGACACACCATAGATCAATGCTGGAAACTACATGGGAAACCACCCACTCGTGAATGGGGACAAAAAGGTGGCCAGCAAAGGCAGGCTCATATGTCGGTTCAAGATCCAACTCAAGTGATTGGAGGGTTTAGTATGGAGGAAATTGAGAAGCTTAAAAGTATGTTAGAGACAGTGGACAAACCAGCAACTAACAATTCTCAATCAAGGAATCCGG GACCGGGGCTCGGGGAAGAGGATTGGACTAGCTAA